From the genome of Streptomyces sp. JH34:
CGGTCGCACAGCGACCGGCTCTCTTTTCGTACAATCGATCGCCCGTCCGATTTGCCCGAATTGTTACTCACTAAATCGTGATCTTCCCCTAAAGGAGGACGCATCTGCTGCCGAAGAGGTCAATGACCCTTCAAGCATGGTTCGCCCCGGCTTCATCCCCGAGCCGGCCCGCCCCGCCACTCCCCAGGAGGCCTGGTGTCCGTTCTCCTCGAGCAGCCCGCAAGCCTGGTCGCCTACCGCCCGAACAAGCCGACGGCCATGGTCGTCGTGGCCGACCCGCGCGTCCGTTCCACCGTCACCCGCCATCTGTGGGCGCTCGGAGTTCGTGACGTCATCGAGGCGTCGTCCATCGCGGAGGCCCGCCCCCGCGTCGGCAACCCGCGCGACATCTGCGTTGCCGACGTCCACCTGCCCGACGGTTCCGGGCTGACCCTGCTGTCCGAGACCCGAGCCGCCGGCTGGCCGAACGGCCTCGCCCTCTCCGCCGCCGATGACATCGGCGCGGTGCGCAACGCCCTCGCGGGCGGCGTGAAGGGCTATGTCGTCACCGGTACCCGTACCAACATCGGCCACCCGACCCGACCCGGCATGGCCCCGATCGGAGCCAATGCCGCCCGCATGCACCGCAGGCCCCCCGGTTCCCCGAGCCACCCGGGCGGCTACCGCGAACTGTCCGGCCGTGAGGTGGAGGTGCTCCGCCTGGTCGCCGAAGGCCAGTCCAACAAGGCCATCGGCGTCTCGATGGGCCTCTCCGCCCTCACGGTCAAGAGCCACCTCGCCCGCATCGCCCGCAAGCTCGGCACCGGAGACCGCGCCGGAATGGTCGCCGTCGCCCTGCGTACGGGCATCATCCACTGACCCCGCGTCCACCGGCACCTGCACAGATGCACAACCGGCCGGTTTACGTGCATGGTCGCCCGTCGGCGGAACGTTCCGTCGACGGGCGACGCGTTTACACAGATACCCTTGGCATGTGACCGACGCCCAAGAGACCGCAGCAGACACATCACTGCGAACCACCGGGGGCGCTCCCCCGGACGACGTCGCCCCGGCGCCGATCCCCTTGCTCGAGCCGCGCGAGGGAATTCCCCCGGTGGTGGCGACCGACGAAGCGCTGGCCCGTGTGGTGGCGGACTTCGCCGCCGGGACCGGCCCCGTCGCCGTCGACGCGGAGCGCGCCTCCGGCTATCGCTACGGGCAGCGCGCCTACCTGGTGCAGCTGCGCCGCGAGGGCGCGGGCAGCGCGCTGATCGACCCGGTCGGCTGCCCCGACCTGTCCGCGCTCGGCGACGCCCTCACCGGCAGTGAGTGGATCCTGCACGCGGCCACCCAGGACCTGCCCTGCCTGCGCGACATAGGCATGACCCCGACCTCGCTCTTCGACACGGAGCTCGCCGGACGGCTGGCGGGATTCCCGCGTGTCGGGCTGGGGGCCATAGTCGAGAACGTCCTCGGCTACGCCCTGGAGAAGGGGCACTCCGCGGTCGACTGGTCCACCCGCCCCCTGCCCGACCCCTGGCTGCGCTACGCCGCGCTCGACGTCGAGCTGCTGGTGGACCTGCGCAACGCCCTGGAGGAGGAGCTGGACCGGCAGGGCAAGCTCGGCTGGGCCTTGGAGGAGTTCGCCGCGATCGCCTCGGCTCCGCCCGCTCCCCCGCGCAAGGACCCGTGGCGCCGGACCTCCGGCATGCACAAGGTGCGCCGCCGCCGCCAGATCGCGGTCGTACGGGAGCTGTGGACCGCCCGTGACCAGGTGGCGCAGCGCCGGGACGTCTCCCCCGGGAAGGTCCTCGGCGACGCCGCGATCATCGAGGCGGCCCTGGCGCTCCCGGTGAACGTGCAGGCCCTGACCGCGCTGCCCGGCTTCGGGCACCGGATGGGGCGCCGCCAGCTCGAGCAGTGGCAGGCGGCCGTCGACCGCGCCAGGCAGCTGCCCGAGTCCGAACTCCCGCAGCCCGGCCAGCAGCCGGCGGGTCCTCCGCCGCCCCGCTCGTGGGCGGACAAGGACCCGGCCGCCGCGGCCCGGCTGTCGGCGGCCCGCACCGCCGTGTCGGAGCTCGCCGAGCGGCTGCGCATGCCACAGGAGAATCTGATCACCCCGGACACCGTGCGCCGGGTCTGCTGGGAGCCGCCCAAGGCACTGACCCCCGACGCGGTCGAGACCGCGCTGGCCGGACACGGTGCGCGCCACTGGCAGATCGAACAGGTGGGCCCGCTGCTGCTGCGCGCCCTGGACACCGACGTCTGACGCCTTCGGACACGCGTACGCCCCCATGCCGGGTCCGGCACGGGGGCGTACGCGTGTCGGGACCGCACCAGGGGCAGCTTCATCGAGGAGGATCGAATTCACGCCAGTTACCCGGTCCCGCCGGGTCACCGGCGGCACCCCCAGCGTGTGTGACGTTCGCCGCTCCGGCGACGGGGGGTGGGCAGTCTGGTTACCCGCAAGTAGCATGAGGGACGTGGCGCACCGATGCGTGCGCCCGCAGCAGTGCCATCCCGCACCCTGGAGGAGAGCCACCGTGCCTCGTACCATCCGGGACGTCGTCTTCGTCGACGGCGTCCGCACCCCGTTCGGCAAAGCGGGCCCGAAGGGCATCTACCACGAGACCCGCGCCGACGATCTCGTCGTGAAGGCCATCCGGGAGCTGCTGCGCCGCAACCCGGACCTGGACCCCGCGAAGATCGACGAGGTCGCCATCGCCGCGACCACCCAGATCGGCGACCAGGGCCTCACTCTCGGGCGTACCGCCGGAATCCTGGCCGGTCTGCCCCAGTCGGTCCCCGGTTACTCCATCGACCGCATGTGTGCGGGCGCCCTGACCGCCGTGACCTCGACGGCAGGTTCCATCGCCTTCGGCGCGTACGACGTCGTCATCGCCGGCGGTGTCGAGCACATGGGCCGCCACCCGATGGGCGAGAGCGTGGACCCCAACCCGCGCCTCGTGTCGGAGAAGCTGGTCGACGAGTCGGCCCTCTTCATGGGCATGACCGCGGAGAACCTGCACGACAGGTACCCCTCGATCACCAAGCAGCGCGCCGACGAGTACGCGGTCCGTTCGCAGGAGAAGGCCGCCAAGGCGTACGCCAACGGCAAGATCCAGCAGGACCTGGTGCCGGTCTCCGTGCGCCGCACCGACCCGGCGGTCGGCGAGACGGGCTGGGGCCTGGTCACCGCCGACGAGCCGATGCGCCCGGGCACCACCATGGAGTCCCTGGCCGGCCTGAAGACCCCGTTCCGCGCCCACGGCCGCGTGACGGCCGGTAACGCCGCGGGGCTCAACGACGGCGCCACCGCCTCGCTGCTCGCGTCCGAGGAGACCGCCCGCGAGCTGGGCCTCCCCGTCAAGATGCGTCTCGTGTCGTACGCCTTCGCGGGCGTCGAGCCGGAGGTCATGGGCTACGGCCCGATCCCGGCGACGGAGAAGGCCCTGGCCAAGGCCGGTCTCTCCATCGACGACATCGGTCTCTTCGAGATCAACGAGGCCTTCGCCGTGCAGGTCCTCGCCTTCCTGGAGCACTACGGCATCGCCGACGACGACCAGCGCGTCAACCAGTACGGCGGCGCCATCGCCTACGGCCACCCGCTCGCCTCCTCCGGCGTCCGCCTGATGACTCAGCTGGCCCGCCAGTTCGAGGAGCAGCCGGAGGTCCGCTACGGCCTGACGACCATGTGTGTCGGCTTCGGCATGGGCGCGACGGTCGTCTGGGAGAACCCGCACTTCGAGAACGCCGGAGGCAACAAGTGAGCGAGCGCAGCGAGGGAACAGACAAGAGGTGCAGCCCGAGCGAATGCTGGGCCGAGCGAAGCGAGGGTCAGGCATGAGCTCCACCACCGAGCTTCTGAAGGGCGCGGCCGAGCTGTTCCCCGGCGAGGTCGTCACGCAGGCGCACGTACGCCACCTCGACCTTCCCGGCGGCGCGGGCCGCTTCGCCCTCATCACGCTGGACAACGGCTTCGACCACACCAAGCCGACCACCGTCGGCCCGCAGTCGCTGGCGAACCTGAACGCCGCCGTCGACCAGGTCGAGGAGGAAGCGGCCGAGGGCACGATCGTCGGTGTCGGTGTGACCGGCAAGCCGTTCATCTTCGCGGTCGGCGCGGACCTCAAGGGCGTCGAACTCCTCAAGGAGCACAAGGACGCGCTGGCCATCGGCAAGGGCGGCCACGACGTCTTCCGCCGTCTGTCGGGCCTCGCGGTCCCGACGTTCGCGTACTACAACGGCGCGGCGATGGGCGGTGGCGTCGAGATCGGGCTGCACTGCTCCTACCGCACCGTCTCCAGTGCGCTGCCGGCGTTCTCGCTGCCCGAGGTCTTCCTCGGCCTGGTCCCCGGCTGGGGCGGCTGCGCGCTGCTCCCCAACCTGATCGGCGCCGACCGCGCCGTGTCGGTGATCATCGAGAACTCGCTGAACCAGAACCGCCAGCTCAAGGGCAAGCAGGTCTTCGAGCTCGGGATCGCCGACGCGATCTTCGAGGGTGCGGACTTCCTGGAGCAGTCGCTGATCTGGACCGCGTCCGTCCTCAAGGGCGAGATCGCGGTGGAGCGCCCCGAGGTCGACCGCGGTGACGCCTGGGACCAGGCCGTCGCACGCGGCAAGGCGATCGCCGACTCCAAGGTGCACGGCGCCGCCCCGGCCGCGTACCGCGCGCTGGAGATCATCGCCGCGGCGAAGTCCGGTGACCTGGGCGCCGGTTTCGACGCCGAGGACCAGGCCCTCGCCGACCTGATCATGGGCGGTGAGCTGCGCTCCGGGATCTACTCGTTCAACCTCGTCCAGAAGCGCGCCAAGCGCCCGGCCGGCGCCCCGGACAAGGCTCTGGCCCGCCCGGTCACCAAGGTGGGCGTGGTGGGCGCGGGCCTGATGGCCAGCCAGCTCGCCCTGCTCTTCCTGCGCCGCCTCGAGGTCCCGGTCGTCCTCACGGACATCGACCAGGAGCGCGTCGACAAGGGTGTGGGCTACGTCCACGCCGAGATCGAGAAGCTCCTCGGCAAGGGCCGCATCAACCAGGACAAGGCCAACCGCCTCAAGGCCCTGGTCTCCGGCGTGCTGGACAAGGCGGAGGGCTTCTCCGACGCCGACTTCATCATCGAGGCCGTCTTCGAGGAGATCGGCGTCAAGCAGAAGGTGTTCGCGGAGGTGGAGGCGGTCGCCCCGGCGCACGCGATCCTCGCCACGAACACCTCGTCCCTCTCGGTCACCGAGATGGCGTCGAAGCTGAAGAACCCCGAGCGGGTCGTCGGCTTCCACTTCTTCAACCCGGTCGCGATCCTCCCCCTCCTGGAGATCGTCCGCGGCGAGCAGACCGACGACGCCTCGCTGGCCACGGCCTTCGGCGTCGCCCGGAAGCTGAAGAAGACCGCGGTGCTGGTGAAGGACGCCCCCGCGTTCGTCGTCAACCGCATCCTCACCCGCTTCATGGGCGAGATCCAGAACATCATCGACGAGGGCACCCCGGTCGAGACGGCGGAGAAGGCCATCGAGCCCCTCGGCCTGCCGATGTCCCCGCTGGTGCTCCTGGAGCTCGTGGGCCCGGCCATCGGCCTGCACGTCTCCGAGACCCTGAACCGCGCGTTCCCGGACCGCTTCACGGTCTCCGAGAACCTCGCGGCGGTCGTGAAGGCGGGCAAGCGCGGCTTCTACGTCTACGACTCCGGTGCGCCGGTCCTCGACCCCGAGGTCGCCGCGCTCCTCGAGCAGGGCGACTCCGTCCTGTCCGAGGAGCAGGTCCGCGACCGCGTCCTGGACGCGGTGGCGCAGGAGATCGGCCTGATGCTCGCCGAGGGCGTCGTCGCCGAGCCGCAGGACATCGACCTCTGCCTGATCACCGGCGCGGGCTGGCCCTTCCACCTGGGCGGCATCACGCCGTACCTGGACCGCGAGGGCGTCTCCGAGCGGGTCAACGGGAAGCGTTTCCTGGAGCAGGGCGTGGCGAGCGTTCCGGCATAACGCACAGAGCAGCACCCCGCGTGAAGCGGTGAAGGGCACGGCTCGGTCACGGGTCGTGCCCTTCGCATTGCCCGTGGAGCGCTGGACCCGACAGGCTCGTGACAGAATGTTGCATCTCACCCCAAAGCTTGGACGGTCATCCCGTTCCGGGAGAATCGGCGGTCACGGCGCTCATGACGATCAGCGACAGGCCGGTGAGCCGGCGAGCACTCCTCCTCGCGGGAGGCGGCACCGTGGCCGCCGCCACCGCTGCAGGCGTGGTCCTCGCCAGGCGTGAGAAGCAGACACCTCCTCCCCCGGGTGCCGTGGGGTTGTTCGACATCGACGCGGCCGCGGAACTGCTACGGCCCACTCCGCTTCACGACATCACCGGACCGCAGTCGATCGCGTTCGACGAGCACGGCCGCATGTACGCGCTCCAGGTCATGCAGGGTGGCATCCGGCTGCCGGACGAGGAGCGCCCCGCGTCCGGGAAGGCGCGGCGACTGGCCGGGGACATGTGCGTCACGGCGTACGCCCGTGGCGGAGCGGCCGCGGGGCACATGTACCTGCGCGGATTCGGACACGGCATCTCGATGGGCGTCGAGCCGTCCGGCGACGGCCCGCTGCTCTGGGTGGAGTGCGACGCCGACACGGGTACCGGGTACGGACGCGCCGTGGCCCGTGTCCCCTTCCACCACGGCACGGTGCTGGACAGTACGTCCCCCTCGGTACGCCACCACCGGCCCCTGCCCGGCAGCCACCGGATCCACCCGGCCGTGGACGTGGCCGGCGGGCGCGTCCTGCTGAGCCACCGGGCTGGGCGGTCCCAGCGGTACACGGTCTACGCCCTGGACGACTTCCTCTCGGGCTCGTACAAGCCGTTGGCCGACCTCAGGAACCATGCCCTGCGCGGCGGCGAGACACTCCAGGGCTGCGCCGTGCACGGCGATCACATCTACCAGCTCACGGGGACTCCCTACACGGACCCGGAGGGTGCCAATCCGCCGGAGGGCGGCGGGAACACCTACGTGTCGGCCATCGACGTGCGCAGCGGGAGGACCATCGGCCGGCGCAAGGTCTCCGTCGCACCCCACCTCCCTTTCCGGGAACCGGAGGGACTCGCCGTCCGGCCGGGGGCCCGTCCCGAGCTGTGTGTGGCGTTCTCCGTGAAGTCCGGCGACAGACGAAACGTCGCTGTCTACGCGTGTCCGTCCTGACGACGGCGGACCGGACCGGCACGACCGTCACCCAGCGTGATAGCTGATGGGCGCGCGATCACATGAAGCGAGCAATATATAACCGTTCGGTATCCGGCGGTCCAATGTTCGACTTTTACCCTCTGAAAGTTCACTAAATCTTTCATGACAATCTAAAGTTCGGTCTGATG
Proteins encoded in this window:
- a CDS encoding response regulator transcription factor, which produces MSVLLEQPASLVAYRPNKPTAMVVVADPRVRSTVTRHLWALGVRDVIEASSIAEARPRVGNPRDICVADVHLPDGSGLTLLSETRAAGWPNGLALSAADDIGAVRNALAGGVKGYVVTGTRTNIGHPTRPGMAPIGANAARMHRRPPGSPSHPGGYRELSGREVEVLRLVAEGQSNKAIGVSMGLSALTVKSHLARIARKLGTGDRAGMVAVALRTGIIH
- a CDS encoding HRDC domain-containing protein, which gives rise to MTDAQETAADTSLRTTGGAPPDDVAPAPIPLLEPREGIPPVVATDEALARVVADFAAGTGPVAVDAERASGYRYGQRAYLVQLRREGAGSALIDPVGCPDLSALGDALTGSEWILHAATQDLPCLRDIGMTPTSLFDTELAGRLAGFPRVGLGAIVENVLGYALEKGHSAVDWSTRPLPDPWLRYAALDVELLVDLRNALEEELDRQGKLGWALEEFAAIASAPPAPPRKDPWRRTSGMHKVRRRRQIAVVRELWTARDQVAQRRDVSPGKVLGDAAIIEAALALPVNVQALTALPGFGHRMGRRQLEQWQAAVDRARQLPESELPQPGQQPAGPPPPRSWADKDPAAAARLSAARTAVSELAERLRMPQENLITPDTVRRVCWEPPKALTPDAVETALAGHGARHWQIEQVGPLLLRALDTDV
- a CDS encoding acetyl-CoA C-acyltransferase — translated: MPRTIRDVVFVDGVRTPFGKAGPKGIYHETRADDLVVKAIRELLRRNPDLDPAKIDEVAIAATTQIGDQGLTLGRTAGILAGLPQSVPGYSIDRMCAGALTAVTSTAGSIAFGAYDVVIAGGVEHMGRHPMGESVDPNPRLVSEKLVDESALFMGMTAENLHDRYPSITKQRADEYAVRSQEKAAKAYANGKIQQDLVPVSVRRTDPAVGETGWGLVTADEPMRPGTTMESLAGLKTPFRAHGRVTAGNAAGLNDGATASLLASEETARELGLPVKMRLVSYAFAGVEPEVMGYGPIPATEKALAKAGLSIDDIGLFEINEAFAVQVLAFLEHYGIADDDQRVNQYGGAIAYGHPLASSGVRLMTQLARQFEEQPEVRYGLTTMCVGFGMGATVVWENPHFENAGGNK
- a CDS encoding 3-hydroxyacyl-CoA dehydrogenase NAD-binding domain-containing protein, with amino-acid sequence MSSTTELLKGAAELFPGEVVTQAHVRHLDLPGGAGRFALITLDNGFDHTKPTTVGPQSLANLNAAVDQVEEEAAEGTIVGVGVTGKPFIFAVGADLKGVELLKEHKDALAIGKGGHDVFRRLSGLAVPTFAYYNGAAMGGGVEIGLHCSYRTVSSALPAFSLPEVFLGLVPGWGGCALLPNLIGADRAVSVIIENSLNQNRQLKGKQVFELGIADAIFEGADFLEQSLIWTASVLKGEIAVERPEVDRGDAWDQAVARGKAIADSKVHGAAPAAYRALEIIAAAKSGDLGAGFDAEDQALADLIMGGELRSGIYSFNLVQKRAKRPAGAPDKALARPVTKVGVVGAGLMASQLALLFLRRLEVPVVLTDIDQERVDKGVGYVHAEIEKLLGKGRINQDKANRLKALVSGVLDKAEGFSDADFIIEAVFEEIGVKQKVFAEVEAVAPAHAILATNTSSLSVTEMASKLKNPERVVGFHFFNPVAILPLLEIVRGEQTDDASLATAFGVARKLKKTAVLVKDAPAFVVNRILTRFMGEIQNIIDEGTPVETAEKAIEPLGLPMSPLVLLELVGPAIGLHVSETLNRAFPDRFTVSENLAAVVKAGKRGFYVYDSGAPVLDPEVAALLEQGDSVLSEEQVRDRVLDAVAQEIGLMLAEGVVAEPQDIDLCLITGAGWPFHLGGITPYLDREGVSERVNGKRFLEQGVASVPA
- a CDS encoding signaling protein — protein: MTISDRPVSRRALLLAGGGTVAAATAAGVVLARREKQTPPPPGAVGLFDIDAAAELLRPTPLHDITGPQSIAFDEHGRMYALQVMQGGIRLPDEERPASGKARRLAGDMCVTAYARGGAAAGHMYLRGFGHGISMGVEPSGDGPLLWVECDADTGTGYGRAVARVPFHHGTVLDSTSPSVRHHRPLPGSHRIHPAVDVAGGRVLLSHRAGRSQRYTVYALDDFLSGSYKPLADLRNHALRGGETLQGCAVHGDHIYQLTGTPYTDPEGANPPEGGGNTYVSAIDVRSGRTIGRRKVSVAPHLPFREPEGLAVRPGARPELCVAFSVKSGDRRNVAVYACPS